GGATTTTAGCCGATATGCTGGTGGCAGAAGCGATCGCCTATGAAGGTAAACCCCTGAGTCAATTGGTCAAAGAAGCGATCGCCGAAGCTGATGGTCCGCTTTACAATGACCGTCTAGACTTGCACCTCACAGAAGCACACAAAACTGCTGTGATCGATTCCTTTACTAAAAATCCTCCCTCAGAGGTAGCCGGGATTAAAGTCAAAGAAGTCGGACGCAAAGATGGAATTAAGCTGTATTTAGAAGAAGGTAGCTGGATTTTGCTGCGTCCTTCTGGTACAGAACCTCTGGTACGCGTTTACATGGAAACCAACTCGGCTGAAAAACTAGCCAAAGTTGCTCAAGAAATGCAAAGTGCGATTGGTAAATTAGAAGCAGTCGCAGTTTAAGAAACCTCACCCCCAGCCCCTCTCCTTGGTCAGGAGAGGGGAGTATGAATTATTATGAAAACTTTGATTCCTATTTTTATATCTCTAGTTGTGGCTATTTGGGTAGTAGCGATCGCCATTATCTCAGTTCAAAATGCCACACCTGTATCTTTAAAATTCTTAACGTTTCAAACGATTCAAATACCAGTAGGTTTAGTCCTGGCTTTCAGCGCCGGAGTGGGTTTAATTGGTATGTCATTACTGCAACCCCTCTGGGGTCTTGTGGGTTCTGGACAGGCTAAGTCTAGGTTAGATGATGATACTGAGTTTTTTGTTGATGATGAAGATTTTTAGTCCTTTCTCACGCAGAGGCGCAGAGAAGGAAAGAGTTATGGGAAAACTAGAGGCGCTTTTGCAAGTCCTGTGAGATTTTTCACCCGTGTCTGATTTTGTATTTTTAACAAATGTCCCTTGCAGAATAAACTCATAACGAGTATGATTTAATAAAGGATACAAAAAAACGAGTTAAGTAAACTTTTGATCATGAGAGTTCAAGAAATTCCATTGCATCAAATTAAACGGCC
This Nodularia sp. LEGE 06071 DNA region includes the following protein-coding sequences:
- a CDS encoding LapA family protein → MKTLIPIFISLVVAIWVVAIAIISVQNATPVSLKFLTFQTIQIPVGLVLAFSAGVGLIGMSLLQPLWGLVGSGQAKSRLDDDTEFFVDDEDF